GCCGGTCAAAAGGTACGTATCGTCGAGTTACCCAACGGCTCATTGCGCCTGAAAATTGGGCGGGATATTATGGAACTCGCCGGGATGCTGGATGGTAACGGGATACATTTGAGTTTGGGGGAGATAAACAATATCATTGCTCGACAAGGGCGAGAAAAGTGATCGGTCTGGATACAAATGTTCTACTGCGATTCATTGTTCAGGATGATCCCGAACAAGGTGAGAGAGTGGGCAATTATGTGGCCAGATTGCGGGATGCCGGCGAGGTCATGTATGTCACCGATGTAGTATTATTAATGGGTGCAGATAATTGTGGTTTTCTCAAGTAGGGCAGGCATTCCTGCCTGCCCTTTGGACGGACATTCTTGTCCTCCATGATGAGAAGTTCCAATTAGGCAAGGGCGGACAGGAATGTCCGCCCTCCAAGTCAACTCTTCTCTGCACTGATTAGTAATAATACGCGCCAGCTGAGAGTGATTATCGATGAATGTACGAATGAGTCTGTTGAAGAAGTCCCGGCATCATTCCGGCGCAAGCCGGAATCCAGACTGGATGCTGACTTTCGTCAGCATGATGCGTGCTTAAAGCAAGCCTTGCTCAGACTTTTATCAACAGACTCAGAATAGTCTTTTACTGGATTCCCGTTTTGACGGGAATGACGATGAATGTAGATTCTTTGTATAGCACTTGATCACTCGATCACTTACTAACTAAATGGTAGCACTTTCTCACTTTCGCACTTTAAAATGTCTGATTCTATCCTGAACGCTTCGACCCGAGCCTCGGGCGGCAAGGGCGCAGCGCGTAAGACACGCGCCGCCGGCCTTGTCCCGGGTGTCTTCTACTATCATGACGAGAACATCCCGGTCGAAGTGGATCGGATCGATCTCTCGCGACTGCTCCGCGGCCGGCACAAACTGGTCAGCCTTGCCATAGACGGCACGGGCCCGCGCGAGTGCGTCTTCCGCGAACTGCAGCGCCATCCGGTCTCCGGCGACGTGCTCCACTTCGACCTGCTCGGGGTTAAGCGCGGCGAGCGGGTCACTGTCACAGTGCCGGTTCGTCTCACCGGGACTCCGGTCGGCGTCAAGGAAGGCGGCGGCATCCTCGAGCACGGCGTCTCCGAGATCTCGATCGAGTGCGAACCGGGCGATATCCCCGACTTCATCGAAGTCGATGTGGCTGCGCTTGCGATTGGACATTCGATCCATGTCAGCGATCTGGACTACCCGCAGTTGCGCTTCCATCAGGATCCGCATACCGTTGTCGCCCACGTCGCTTCGCCGACGCTGGTGCGTGAGGAGTCTGCTCGGGCTGCGATCGAAGGTGCCGAGGGAGCGACTCCGGCCGCCGAAGCCGCGAAGTCCGAGTAGCAAGTCGCGCCCGCCACGTCAGTCTCACCTGCGGTTAAGACGTTACCGATCCGGCTCGTAGTCGGGCTCGGCAATCCCGGGCCTCGATACGAGAAGACGTGGCATAACCTCGGCTGGATGGTGGTCCGTGAACTGGCACGACGCCAAGGCGTTGAACTGAAGGTCGGACGGGGAGCGTATCTTCTTGCCGAGGCGGGAGGTGTCGCAATGATGCTCCCGACGACCTATATGAACCTGTCGGGTGAGCCGGTCGCGCGATGGCTCAGGTATCACAAGGTCGAGCCTTCGCAGGCACTAATTCTCCTTGATGATCATGACCTGCCGGTCGGGAGGCTGCGGATTCGGGAGTCTGGTTCGGCGGGCGGTCATCGCGGGCTTGAAAGTATCATCAGATGCATTGGTACTGATGCCGTGCCGCGGCTGCGAGTTGGCATTCGAGGTGATGAGCCTCCAGCGGAATTGGCCAACTACGTGCTAGACCAGATTCCGAAGTCGAAACAGGGACTTGTGGAGCTAATCGTCGAACGTGCCGCAGATGCCGTTAGTGCCTGCATCACCTCTGGAGTCCTGACCGCGATGAACGAATATAACGGTCTAAGTATCGAATAGCCTTCGATTGCGGCCAGGCAACGGATGGAGTTGTCATCAAAGCACAGGAGAGAATTGACACTCCCCTGACCGGCGGCATTTTCATAAACATCATCATTATCACCGGTTTAATGAACTCCTATCTACTTATTGCACTTCTGGGCGGACTGGCCGCCCTTCTCTTTGCTTTTGTCAAGTCGAACTGGATCAAGTCGCGCGAGGTCGGAGACGCGCGGATGGCCGAGATAGCCGGCTACATCCGGACCGGGGCGATGGCGTTTCTCGGGCGTGAATACCGGGTGCTCGGCATTTTTGTAGTAATTGTTGCCGTGGTGCTCGGCGTTGTCAATGGCGTCGCCGGAGTGTCAAGCAGTCTGGTGTCGCTCTCGTTTGTTGTTGGCGCGGTCTGCTCGGGGCTCGCCGGGTTCTTCGGGATGCGGGTAGCGACGTTGGCTAACGTCAGAACCACGCAAGCCGCGCGGACGAGTCTGCCCGGCGCCTTGGCAGTTGCCTTTTCGGGTGGATCGGTGATGGGGATGGTGGTCGTAGGACTTGGCGTCTCGGGTCTCGCCGGGCTCTTCTTTCTCTATACCGGGGCGCTTGACTTTGCTTATGGGACCGAGGCCGACCTGCAGCGCCTTCTTTCGACAGTGACCGGATTCTCCCTTGGCGCATCGTCGATTGCCCTATTTGCCCGCGTCGGAGGTGGAATCTATACCAAGGCTGCCGATGTGGGAGCCGACTTGGTAGGCAAGGTCGAAGCCGGCATACCCGAGGATGATCCTCGCAACCCGGCGGTGATCGCGGATAATGTCGGAGATAATGTTGGCGACGTAGCCGGCATGGGAGCTGACCTCTTTGAGTCGTATGTTGGCGCGATTGTCGGGACGATGGTGTTGGGAGCATTCTATAACCTTAACCTGGTGATACTTCCGCTGATTCTGGCGGCCGTAGGAATCGGCGCCTCGATCCTTGGCACGTTTGCGGTGCGGATGAAGGAGGGTGAAGGCGGCAATCCTCAAGCGGCGCTCAACCTTGGATCGTTTGGTGCAGCAGCGATCATGCTGTTGGTCTCCTATCCGGTGATCAAGTACTTCCTGCCCCAAGCGGCGCACTTCACCAGCAACCCGACCAACACACTGGTGAGTGGGCTGACGCCGGGAGCGGTTTTCCTGGCTTTGGTGATCGGACTTGTGGCCGGGGTCGCTATCGGGCTCTTTTCGGAATACTACACCGCTGAAGCCCGTCGCCCGGCGCGCAATCTGGCAGGTCAAGCCAAAACCGGCGCCGCGACGGTGGTCATCGCCGGGCTCGGTTTGGGGATGCTCTCGACGGCATTGCCGATTCTGACACTGGGGGCCGGCATCTATCTGGCGTATCACTTGGCGGGGCTGTACGGAATTGCCATTGCGGGGTTGGGGATGCTCTCGACGACCGGTATTCAATTAGCCGTCGATGCCTATGGGCCGATTGCCGACAACTCGGGCGGGATCGCCGAGATGTGTCACCTTCCCAAGGAAGTCCGTGCCCGGACCGACAAGTTGGACGCTGTTGGTAATACAACTGCGGCCATCGGCAAAGGCTTTGCCATTGGCTCGGCAGCCTTGACGGCGCTGGCGCTCTTCAGCGCATTCCAAGCCACGGCCGGCGTCACGACAATCGATGTCTCAAAACCGGACGTCATGACCGGTCTTCTGATCGGCGCGATGCTCCCGTTCCTTTTCGGGGCCTTGGCGATGAGGGCGGTCGGAAATGCGGCTTACGAAATGGTCGAAGAGGTGCGTCGGCAGTTCCGCGAAATCACGGGATTGCTCGAAGGAACCGGGAAGGCGGACTATGCGCGCTGCGTCGATATCTCGACCGCTGCTGCGATCAAGCGGATGGTGGTGCCGGGTTCGCTCGCGGTGGTAGCGCCGATCCTCTTTGGCTGGTGGTCGGCGGAGGCGTTGGGTGGCTTTTTGGCGGGTGCAACGGCGTCTGGGGTGATGCTGGCGATCTTCATGGCTAACGCAGGTGGAGCGTGGGACAACGCC
This region of Calditrichota bacterium genomic DNA includes:
- a CDS encoding sodium-translocating pyrophosphatase, whose product is MNSYLLIALLGGLAALLFAFVKSNWIKSREVGDARMAEIAGYIRTGAMAFLGREYRVLGIFVVIVAVVLGVVNGVAGVSSSLVSLSFVVGAVCSGLAGFFGMRVATLANVRTTQAARTSLPGALAVAFSGGSVMGMVVVGLGVSGLAGLFFLYTGALDFAYGTEADLQRLLSTVTGFSLGASSIALFARVGGGIYTKAADVGADLVGKVEAGIPEDDPRNPAVIADNVGDNVGDVAGMGADLFESYVGAIVGTMVLGAFYNLNLVILPLILAAVGIGASILGTFAVRMKEGEGGNPQAALNLGSFGAAAIMLLVSYPVIKYFLPQAAHFTSNPTNTLVSGLTPGAVFLALVIGLVAGVAIGLFSEYYTAEARRPARNLAGQAKTGAATVVIAGLGLGMLSTALPILTLGAGIYLAYHLAGLYGIAIAGLGMLSTTGIQLAVDAYGPIADNSGGIAEMCHLPKEVRARTDKLDAVGNTTAAIGKGFAIGSAALTALALFSAFQATAGVTTIDVSKPDVMTGLLIGAMLPFLFGALAMRAVGNAAYEMVEEVRRQFREITGLLEGTGKADYARCVDISTAAAIKRMVVPGSLAVVAPILFGWWSAEALGGFLAGATASGVMLAIFMANAGGAWDNAKKHIEGGAYGGKGSDAHKAAVVGDTVGDPFKDTAGPSMNILIKLMSVVALVIAPLLR
- a CDS encoding type II toxin-antitoxin system VapC family toxin yields the protein MIGLDTNVLLRFIVQDDPEQGERVGNYVARLRDAGEVMYVTDVVLLMGADNCGFLK
- a CDS encoding 50S ribosomal protein L25, yielding MSDSILNASTRASGGKGAARKTRAAGLVPGVFYYHDENIPVEVDRIDLSRLLRGRHKLVSLAIDGTGPRECVFRELQRHPVSGDVLHFDLLGVKRGERVTVTVPVRLTGTPVGVKEGGGILEHGVSEISIECEPGDIPDFIEVDVAALAIGHSIHVSDLDYPQLRFHQDPHTVVAHVASPTLVREESARAAIEGAEGATPAAEAAKSE
- a CDS encoding aminoacyl-tRNA hydrolase, whose product is MRLVVGLGNPGPRYEKTWHNLGWMVVRELARRQGVELKVGRGAYLLAEAGGVAMMLPTTYMNLSGEPVARWLRYHKVEPSQALILLDDHDLPVGRLRIRESGSAGGHRGLESIIRCIGTDAVPRLRVGIRGDEPPAELANYVLDQIPKSKQGLVELIVERAADAVSACITSGVLTAMNEYNGLSIE